CTTCCTGCAACCGCAGCAAGGCCGAGCCGGCGGCCATGCGGATCGTGCGGCCGTTACCGGGCGGGCAGCCGCTCGAGCGCCGACAGGCGCACCAACAGGAGCTGCGCCGCCGCGCGGGCTTCGGCCAGCACCGCGGCATGGCGCTCGCGCGCCGCCTCGACGCCGGCGCCGCAGAACGGGCACTCCGTGGTGCCCGCAAAGACGTGCCGCCGGCAGCCGTAGCAGACGACGAGCCGCTCGCGATTCGCGTTCGCGTCACGCGGCGTCGAGTCGGTTGCCTCGACCGCGCTCGCGGCGCCGTCGCGCGTCTCGACGATCAGCTCGAAGCGGCCGTGGTCGAACGGCGTGCCGGGCGCCGCTGCGACCTGGCGGATCCGCTCGCGCAGCCCTTGCCGCTCCAGCTCGAGCGCGCGGTGGTGGCAGAACGGGTTGTTGCCGGGTTTTCCGAGCAGGCTGTGCGCCATCCAGGTGCAGCCGCCGCGGCAGACGTCCTGGTAATAGCAGCTCTTGCAGAATCCCCACTGCGGCTCGCGGCGCTCGCGCGAGAACGAGAGCTCAGGCGTCTCGAGCCAGATCGTCGTGAGATCGAACTCGCGCACGTTGCCGCCGGCGTACGCGTCGGTCGGCAGCGAGGGACAGCCTTTCACCGTCCCGTCGGCCTCGATCCCGATCGTGTTCTGCCCTCCGAGACAGCCTTCGTAGTGAACCGCTTCGAAGCCGTTTCCGCGCAGCTCGCCTTCGTGCGGGCCGAAGTAGCCGACGTTGTTGCCAATCTGCAGCAGCACGCCGCTGCGCGCAGCGCGCTCGAAGAGCGCGGCGAGCTTCGGCAGCACCTCGAGCATCTGGTACGGCTGAAGGATCATCTCGGGGTGATCGCCGGCGCGCCCCATCGGAACCGTGAGCTGCAGCTGCCAGTTCTTCGCGCCCGCCGCGATGACGACGTCGAGCACGTCGTCGAGCTCCTCCAAGACGTGCGCGGTGATCTGCGTGTTCACGCTGGTCGGAAGACCGTGCTCGCGCAGGCGGTGCAGCGCAGCGACCGCAGCGTCGAACGAGCCGCGCACGCCGCGCAGCTCGTCGTGCAGCGCGCGCGTTCCGTCGAGCGAGATGCCGGCCGCGGTCAAGCCCGCTTCGACGGCGGCGGCGATCCGCGCGTCGTTCAGGTTGCGCCCGCCGCTCTGCAGCGTGCACTGCATCCCGGCGGCGCGGACGGCGGCGATGATCTGCGCGAAGTCGCGGCGCAGGTACGCTTCGCCGCCGATCAGCGTGACCTCGCGCGTCCCCAGCGCCGCCAGCTCGGCGACGACCTGCAGGCACTCCTCGGTCGAAAGCTCTTTCGCGCGCGCTTTGCCGGCGCGCGAGCCGCAGTGCCCGCATTTCAGATCGCACGCGAGCGTGATCTCCCAGACGGCGTGCACCGGCCGGGACGCGGACCGGTCGAGCCGCGTGAGGAAGCGGTTCGGCCGGTCCCTCACCGTCAGCTTTGTTCCGGCGGTTGCTGCGCCTTCGAGGCCCGCAGCTCGTTGATCTTTCCTTCGAGGTGGGTGAGCGCTTCGCGAACCTCGACGACTTCGTGCGACGCGCACTCGCGGAAATGCGTCGCCGCCGACGAGGTCGACTCCGAAATCTGCACGCCTTCTTGCGCGGCGCTGCGCGCGATCGCGTGCCGCGCGGCGTCGGCAATGTGCTCCATCTCTTGCAGGTCGCCGCGTTTGGCGGCATCCCAGATCGCCGGCCCGTAGGGCGGCAGCGGTCCGCGGTCGGTGTTCTCAGCCATTCACAGTTCCTCGCTGGCGCGAAGAAGCGCCTCGGTTCGAAGCGCCTCGGAGAAGTGTGTCACCTATGGTAGCAAGAGAGCCGTGCAGGGGCAAGCACGCCTGGATTTCCCGCGGGGGGTCTGGTTCCGTGCTTCAGAGGATGCGTCCCGAAAGCCGACGTGAAGGCAAGCGGGACATGGAACGCATGGGTGCCGTACGAGCCCTATTCGGTCCAACGCTAGGCCATAACAGCATGCTGCACACCGCCTAGCAGGGCAGGAGGACCTCGGGTGGCTCGCCCGTAATGCCCTGCGTCCCAGGCCGTGAACTCGGCCGGAGGGGGTGAGATCATGCGCATGGTCGATGCGTCGGCGCGCGGTCGCCGAGTGCGGTTCGCACTTCAACGGCGGCTGTCGACCGTCGAAGCGTACGATGGGAAGACCGACGCATCGGACGGTGAAGCGGCCGATGCCTGCCGCGTACCTGTCCCGTAGGATACCGAATAAAGGCTTGCGCGCCGCGCAGCTTCTCGGGCGCGTGCGCTAGTAAGGGAGGCCCAAATGTTGCCCATGACGCCACCTGCGATCGTTGCACAGGCAGCGAAGGCAGGTGTACCACACCGCCTCATAGTTCTTCAACCGGAGCAACCCTATACCGTGACAACCGGAGACGTCATTGAAATCCCTCTCTTTGATGGCAACATCGATCCGAGCACAGTCTCGCGTCGTGAGCTGCGGCCACTCGGCATGGTGAAATTGCCGTTGGAGACGTATGCAATTGGAAACGCCAAGACGAGCTCACATCGTGGAGCGGCATTTCTCGTCGTCGGGAGACCGACAGCGAGCTTTGAAACTCTAGGCGTCGTGTTAAAGATGCCCCAACTCAAGATCGCGAGCGCAAGTCAGCGTTACCTGCATTTCATGTACCGAGTGGTGAAAACCGAGCCTCCGCGACTCGGCGCGAGCAAAGGTGGGAATTTGGCAACGCCGTCCGCGTCCGACAGCTGGTGTCTCGCAGAGAAGCAGCAATGGATGTTTCGAAAACAGAACTTCAGCTTGGACGATGCTTCCATTCGAGCGGCATATCACGAAGAGGGATGCGACCGCCTCGGGCGGATCGATTTGATTCCGAGCAAAGGTGGGAATTCGGCAACGCCGTCCCGCGCGTCCGACAGCTGGTGTCTCGCAGAGAAGCAGCAATGGGCGTTTCGAAAACAGAACTTCAACGTCGACGACAAATCCATTCGAGCGGCGTATCACGAACAGAGATGCGACCGTCTCGGACCGATCGATCGCTAGATTAGGCGATTTTCCGCTAAGCCTCCTGAGCGATCGGCTTCCGTCCAAGCGAGACCGCCACGACACGAGCTTGCTCGTTCTGCCCATGAAGCGATCTTAGCTCGGAGACAGCCCCGATTCCAACGTGACCACCACCGGACTTCCTGGTGACCGAGGCGCACTTTCGCCTGGGGTGACGCTGCGCGCAACTCGGCTCGGCTGCGGTGGTATGAGGCCAGCGTGAACGCGCTGCCGGAAGAAGCGGAATCGTTGGTCGCGCGGATCGAGGCGATGCTCGCCCAAGCCGAGCCGCTCTTGGCCGCAGGCGGGAGCGACGAGGCCGCGTACGCGCTGCGCGAGACCGAGCGGCGCTATCTTCCCGACACGCTGAAGGCGTACGAAGACATCCCGCCCGCGCGGCGCGACGCGACCGCGCAAACGATGCTCGTCGAGCAGCTGCGGCTGCTGGAGCGCGCGACCGCGCAGCGCCTCGCCGCGCTCAGCGAGAGCGCCGAGACGGCACTGGCGGCGAACGCCGCCTTTTTGACGGAGCGGTTCGGCGCGCTCGAGACGCTCCCCGAGGCGCCGCCGGTCGAGGTCGTCGACCCCGCGAGCGCGCCGCCGGCGGCGCTCGTCCGGCGGCTGCTGGAGCGGCTCGAAGCCGAAGCCGGGCCCGAGCCGGCCGCGATCCTGGAGCACGCCGCGCTGCGGCTCGCGGAGGCGTTTCCCGCCATCGTGACGGTCCAGCGCGCGGGTTTTTTGGGCCGCGGTCCGGTCGAGCAGGTCGCGCTGGACGTCCCGCGCCGCGACGACTTGCTGCGCTACGCGCTGGTGCGCACGCGCCAGGGTCACGTCGAGGCGACGGTGACGCGGTACCTGCGCGGGATCAAGAACAAGACCGTGGTCGTCGACGTCGGCGAGTGGACCCACGGTCTCATCACCGACCTCGCCGCGTACGTCGAGCGCGAGCGCGCGGCGCGCGAGGTTCTCACCCGCCTCTTCAGGAGTGCACGATGAGCTTTTTCGGAATCGGACAAGGTCGCAACCAGCAGCAGTCGGACGTGCGAACGACCCAGGGCGGCGTCCCGCTCGACGCGGTCTCGCGCCTGCGGCGGATGCGCGGCGAAGGCGGTCCGCCGCTCTTCACCAGCGACCTCTCCGTCTCGGAGTTCGTGCTCCTGGAGCAGCTCGGCTGGCGGCCGCTGGGGCTCGTCCTCGGCAGCTCGATCTACCACGTCGGAATTCAGTACGGCAACTTTTATCAGAACCAGGAGCTGCAGTACCTGAGCGCGGCGATGTACGAGGCGCGCGAGCTGGCGATGTCGCGGATGGAAGAAGAGGCCGACGTGCTCGGCGCCGACGGCGTCGTCGGCGTGCGGCTCGAGGTCGGCGGCTACGACTGGGCCGAGAACGCGCTGGAGTTCACCGCGCTCGGGACGGCGGTCAAAGCACCGGTCAGCGATACCGCGTGGCGCACGCGCGACAACAAGCCGTTCACCAGCGACTTCTCCGTGCAGGATTTCTACAAGCTGGTCAGCTCGACCGGCTACGTGCCGCGCGAGCTCGTGCTCGGCAACTGCGTGTACCACATCGCGCACCAAGGCTTCGTGCAGCAGATGCGCAACATCGGCGCCAACGTCGAGCTGAACAACTACACCGAAGCGATCTACGAGGCGCGCGAGCTCGCGATGGGCCGGATGCAGGCCGAAGCCGAAGCGCACGGCGCCGACGGGATCGTCGGGATGCAGATCGTCGAGAAGACGCACATCTGGTCGCCGCACGTGATCGAGTTCATGGCGATCGGCACGTCCGTAGAGAAGCGCGGCGAGCCGAAGCAAGTCCCGCTCACGTTCCAAGTCGGGCTCAACGACTAGCGTGGCCGACGACGTCCTGCAGCCGCCGATGCTCACCCCGCCCGAACCGGTCGCGCCGGTCGCGGCCTCCGACGCGCTCGGCAAGGTTCCGGTGCCGGCCGGCGAGCGCGCGCAGCTCGACGCGAACGCCGCCGCGCTCGCCAAGGAGCTGGCGTCGCTCTCTCCTGACAGCGAGGCGTACAAAGAAAAGCTGCGCGCGCTCGAAGCGCTCGCGACCGGCGAGATCACCCGCTCCGCGAACGTGGCGAACCGGATGCTCGAGCGCCCGACGCGCGCGATGGCCGCGCTCGACGAAGGCTCGCCGGTCGCCAAGACGCTGCTCGACCTGCGCGGGACGGTCGAGCGGCTCGACCCGGCGCGCCAAGGCGATCTGTTCTCGCCGCGCAAGCTGCTCGGCGTCTTGCCGTTCGGCAACAAGCTGCGCGACTATTTCCGCGGCTACGAGTCCTCGCAGACGCACCTCAACGCGATCATCGAGGCGCTGCGCCGCGGCAAGGACGAGCTGCTGCGCGACAACGGCGCGATCGAGGCCGAGAAGGCCACGATGTGGACGCTGATGGGCGAGCTCGAGAAGCACGGCTACCTCGCGCGCGCGCTCGGCGACGCGGTCGAGCGCGAGGTCGCGCAGATCGAAGTCTCGGATCCCGAGCGCGCCAAAACGCTGCGCGAAGACGTGCTCTTCACCGCGCGCCAGAAGGAGCAGGACATCGCGACCCAGCTCGCGGTGAACGTGCAGGGCTACATGGCGCTCGACTTGATCAAGCGCAACAACGCGGAACTGGTCAAAGGCGTCGACCGCGCGACGACGACGACGGTCGCGGCGCTGCGCACCGCGGTGATCACCGCGCAAGCGGTCGCGAACCAGAAGCTTGTCCTCGACCAGATCACCGCGCTGCAGTCGACCACTTCGGACCTGATCGTCTCGACCTCGAAGCTGCTGCGCTCGAACGCGACGCGCATCCAAGAAGGCGCCGCGAGCGCGACGGTCGACGTCGAGAAGCTCAAGGAAGCGTTCGCGAACGTCCGCGCGACGATCGACGGGATGGCCGACTACCGCAGCAAGGCGCTCGTCTCGATGGAGCGCACCGTCGACGCGCTCAACGCCGAGGTCGGCAAAGCCAAGCAATACCTCGCGACGCGCCGCGATCTCGGCGTGCTCGAGAGCGGAGAGCCGCAGCGCGTCCTGACGGACAACGGGGGACTTTAGTGGGACGCCGCCTCCGCGCGCGGTCCGAGCCAGAACGTGAAGACGTACTTCTCGCCCTCCTTCACCGGCTCGGCGCGGTGCGGAACGAACGGTGGGAAGCTCAGCGCGTACCCGGTTCTCGGCGCGACCGTCACGCCGGCTGTCGTGAAGGTCGTCTCCCCGCCGTCGAAATCGTCGTTCAAGTAGAGGACGAAGCTGCGCTTGCGCCATTCCGACGGCGCGTCGATCGCATCGACGTGCGTGTAGAAGAACCCGCCCGGCACGTAGCGCACGAGCTGGATCTCGCCCGCGGCCAGGCTGCGAGCACGCGCGTCGCCGTGCGCCGCCGCGCGGTCGCGGATGACGGTGCACGCGCGCGCCGCCTCGTCCGGCAAATCGCGCTCGTGGAGCAGCGACGCGTTGCGGACCGCCGGGTTGACCACCGCTTCGGCGCCCGGCGCGGCGTAGAGCGGCGCATCGCGCCACCGCGTGCTGCGGCAAACGGCGTCGACGATCCGCGCGCACGCGCTCGGCGAAAGCATCTCGACGAGCTCGACCCGTTCGGTCAGTTTCAGCTGAGCCCGATCCCGTTGCGCGCGAGGCCCGCGCAGCGCGCGCAGCGCCCGGTGATCACGAGCGCCGCGTCGACGCCGCTGTACCGGTGGTCTTGCGCGACCGCCAGCGCGATCGCCGGAACCTGCGGCGCGGGGACGTTCACGATCTCGCCGCAGGCCAGGCAGACGAGGTGATGGTGCTTGTCGAGCGCGGCTTCGTAGCGCGCCGCGCCGCCGTGCGCGAAGACTTGAACCAGCCCGATCGCGCGCAGGATGTCAAGCGTGCGGTAGATCGTGCCGAGGCTGACCGCCGGCAGCTCGGCGCGGACGCGCTCGTGGATCGCCTCCGCGGTCAGGTGCGCGCCGTCTTCGAGCGCGCGCAGGATCGCGGCCCGCTGCTTGGTGAGGCGATAACGCGTCTGAAGGAGTCCTGCATCGACACCCTTGCCGTCGTTCACGAAACGCCCTCCGTGCGCCCGGCCGCAAGTCCCCTTGCAAGCCGGACGACCGCAACGCCGTTTGACGCTGTCCGGCCCCCATGCTACGATCCGGGGGTTCTCCCCTTCCCCGGAATCCGGTATGTGGAATAAGCTCAAGAGGCCGCTTCAAGCGGTCCTCCTGTTGGCTCTGGTCGGCCTCTGCGTCTGGGCGATCGTGCCCATCCAGAAGAAGATCCACCTGGGCCTCGACCTTCAGGGCGGCGCGCGCGTGCTGCTGCAGCTGGAGACGACCCCGGACGTCCCGCGGATCACCGCCGACGTCCAGAACCAGGTCGAGCTCGTCATCCAGCGGCGCGTCAACGGCCTCGGCGTCTCCGAGCCGGTGATCTCCAAAGTCGGGACCGACCGGCTGCTCGTCGAGGTCCCCGCGATCAAGAACGCCGACGAGCTGGAGCGCCTGCTCAAAGAGGCGGCCGTGCTCGAGTTCAAAATCTGTCCGCCGCAGGTGCGCAATCGCGCCGAGACCGACAAGAAGTACGCCGAGTCGATCACCGGCGCGTACAAGGACTGCGGTCCGGTCGTCTACACCGGCGCGGAGCTGAAGAGCGCCTCGCCCGGCTTCGGCCAAGGCGGCGAGCCGCAGGTGAACTTCACCACCAAGAACCCGACCAAGTTCGCGCAGCTCACGCGCGACCACATGAACGAGCTGCTCACGATCTTCCTCGACCGCAAGTACGTCAGCGCGGCGACGATCGAAGGGATCATCTCGACCGACGGGATGATCCACGGGCAGTTCACGGAAGACCAGGTCGCGACGCTCGCCAACGAGCTGAACGCCGGCGCGCTGCCGGTTCCGCTGAAGATCATCGAGAAGGACGACGTCGGCCCGATCCTCGGCAAAGAGGATCTGCAGAAGTCGTTGGTCGCCTCGATCGTCGGGCTCTCGCTGGTGCTGCTGTTCATGATCGTCATGTACCGGCTGCCGGGCGTCCTCGCCGACCTCGCGCTCTTCGTCTACGTGCTGATGCTGCTGGCGCTGCTCTCGGTGGCGCACGCGGTGCTCACGCTGCCGGGGATCGCGGGCTTCGTGCTCTCGATCGGCATGGCGGTCGACGCGAACGTCCTGATCTTCGAGCGTTTGAAAGAAGAGCTGTGGGCCGGGAAGTCGCTGCGCGCGGCGGTCCGCATCGGCTTCCAGCGCGCGTTCAGCTCGGTCTTCGACTCGCACTTCACCACCATCGTCGGCGCCGGCGTGCTCTACATGCTCGGCACCGGAACGGTGAAAGGCTTCGCCTACACGCTGTTCTGGGGGACCGCGTTCTCGCTGTTCACCGCCGTCGTCATCACCCGCTTCTTCATGGACCTGGTCGTCGAGAACAACCTCGTCACCTCGAAGGCCGCGTACGGCGCCGGCGGCGAGCTCACGCCGTCCGCGACGGCGACGACAACTCCGGCGGGGGCGCGCTAGATGTTCTTCCGCCGCCTCAACTGGAACGTCGTCGGCTGGTTCCGCACGGTCTCGCTGATCTCGTACGCGATCATCGCCGCGGGCCTGATCTTCATGGGCTACCACTGGTACAAGGACGGCACCCCGCTGCGGCTGGGGCTCTCGTTCACCGGCGGTACCGACGTCACGGTGAAGTTCACGCACCCCGCGACGAAGGATCAGATCGCCTCGGCGCTCGCCAAGGTCGAGGTCACCGATGCGCGGATCAACACGCTCTCGAAGCCCGGTGAACCGCCGGACGAGCGCTGGACGATCGAGACGCAGCACGACTTCGGCAACAACTCGGCGCCGTTCTGGAGCGCGCTGAACTCGGTCGCGCCGGTCGACCGCGCCGCCTCGTCGATCTCGACGGTCGGGCCGTCGCTCTCGCGCGAGTACCTCATCAACGCGATCAAGGCGCTGGTGATCGCGATCGCGATCCAGTTCCTCTACATCGCGTTCCGCTTCGGCTGGAACCTGATCTTCGGCTGGGTCTGCGTCCTCGCGCTGACGCGCGACTCGCTGATGATGATCGGGATCTACGCGATCCCCGGCCGCCGCGTCGACGACGCCTTCCTGGCCGCGGTCCTGACCGTCATCGGTTACTCGGTCATGGACACGATCGTCATCCTCGACCGGATCCGCGAGAACGTCAAGCTGATGGACGGCAAGCCGTTCGACGAGATCGTCAACACCTCGATCCTGCAGACGATGACGCGCTCGGTGAACACGCTGGCGACGGTCGTCATCACGCTGGTCGCGCTGCTCGCGTTCGGCGGCGCTTCGCTGCAGAACTTCGCCTTCGCGCTGCTGGTCGGCATCTGCTCGGGCGGCTACCACTCGATCTTCTACTCGGCGCCGCTGGTCGCGGTGCTGCAGAAGCGCGTCAACGCGCGCGGCGGCCGCATCTTCGCCCGCTCCTCGC
The Candidatus Eremiobacterota bacterium genome window above contains:
- a CDS encoding YbjQ family protein: MSFFGIGQGRNQQQSDVRTTQGGVPLDAVSRLRRMRGEGGPPLFTSDLSVSEFVLLEQLGWRPLGLVLGSSIYHVGIQYGNFYQNQELQYLSAAMYEARELAMSRMEEEADVLGADGVVGVRLEVGGYDWAENALEFTALGTAVKAPVSDTAWRTRDNKPFTSDFSVQDFYKLVSSTGYVPRELVLGNCVYHIAHQGFVQQMRNIGANVELNNYTEAIYEARELAMGRMQAEAEAHGADGIVGMQIVEKTHIWSPHVIEFMAIGTSVEKRGEPKQVPLTFQVGLND
- the secD gene encoding protein translocase subunit SecD, whose protein sequence is MALVGLCVWAIVPIQKKIHLGLDLQGGARVLLQLETTPDVPRITADVQNQVELVIQRRVNGLGVSEPVISKVGTDRLLVEVPAIKNADELERLLKEAAVLEFKICPPQVRNRAETDKKYAESITGAYKDCGPVVYTGAELKSASPGFGQGGEPQVNFTTKNPTKFAQLTRDHMNELLTIFLDRKYVSAATIEGIISTDGMIHGQFTEDQVATLANELNAGALPVPLKIIEKDDVGPILGKEDLQKSLVASIVGLSLVLLFMIVMYRLPGVLADLALFVYVLMLLALLSVAHAVLTLPGIAGFVLSIGMAVDANVLIFERLKEELWAGKSLRAAVRIGFQRAFSSVFDSHFTTIVGAGVLYMLGTGTVKGFAYTLFWGTAFSLFTAVVITRFFMDLVVENNLVTSKAAYGAGGELTPSATATTTPAGAR
- a CDS encoding toxic anion resistance protein → MADDVLQPPMLTPPEPVAPVAASDALGKVPVPAGERAQLDANAAALAKELASLSPDSEAYKEKLRALEALATGEITRSANVANRMLERPTRAMAALDEGSPVAKTLLDLRGTVERLDPARQGDLFSPRKLLGVLPFGNKLRDYFRGYESSQTHLNAIIEALRRGKDELLRDNGAIEAEKATMWTLMGELEKHGYLARALGDAVEREVAQIEVSDPERAKTLREDVLFTARQKEQDIATQLAVNVQGYMALDLIKRNNAELVKGVDRATTTTVAALRTAVITAQAVANQKLVLDQITALQSTTSDLIVSTSKLLRSNATRIQEGAASATVDVEKLKEAFANVRATIDGMADYRSKALVSMERTVDALNAEVGKAKQYLATRRDLGVLESGEPQRVLTDNGGL
- a CDS encoding DUF1843 domain-containing protein; translation: MAENTDRGPLPPYGPAIWDAAKRGDLQEMEHIADAARHAIARSAAQEGVQISESTSSAATHFRECASHEVVEVREALTHLEGKINELRASKAQQPPEQS
- the secF gene encoding protein translocase subunit SecF — translated: MFFRRLNWNVVGWFRTVSLISYAIIAAGLIFMGYHWYKDGTPLRLGLSFTGGTDVTVKFTHPATKDQIASALAKVEVTDARINTLSKPGEPPDERWTIETQHDFGNNSAPFWSALNSVAPVDRAASSISTVGPSLSREYLINAIKALVIAIAIQFLYIAFRFGWNLIFGWVCVLALTRDSLMMIGIYAIPGRRVDDAFLAAVLTVIGYSVMDTIVILDRIRENVKLMDGKPFDEIVNTSILQTMTRSVNTLATVVITLVALLAFGGASLQNFAFALLVGICSGGYHSIFYSAPLVAVLQKRVNARGGRIFARSSLTPQPKTVAAARGAASPNAPARDREAIAAARRARRELERQGASRRTTPPPPRYKRTQKEIDYEKLENRNFGAELPHKPEPEPETIDPLDAQTMGLHDEAEALGHEEIRLNLGDEEPAPEPQPKN
- a CDS encoding transcriptional repressor, with protein sequence MNDGKGVDAGLLQTRYRLTKQRAAILRALEDGAHLTAEAIHERVRAELPAVSLGTIYRTLDILRAIGLVQVFAHGGAARYEAALDKHHHLVCLACGEIVNVPAPQVPAIALAVAQDHRYSGVDAALVITGRCARCAGLARNGIGLS
- a CDS encoding radical SAM protein codes for the protein MRDRPNRFLTRLDRSASRPVHAVWEITLACDLKCGHCGSRAGKARAKELSTEECLQVVAELAALGTREVTLIGGEAYLRRDFAQIIAAVRAAGMQCTLQSGGRNLNDARIAAAVEAGLTAAGISLDGTRALHDELRGVRGSFDAAVAALHRLREHGLPTSVNTQITAHVLEELDDVLDVVIAAGAKNWQLQLTVPMGRAGDHPEMILQPYQMLEVLPKLAALFERAARSGVLLQIGNNVGYFGPHEGELRGNGFEAVHYEGCLGGQNTIGIEADGTVKGCPSLPTDAYAGGNVREFDLTTIWLETPELSFSRERREPQWGFCKSCYYQDVCRGGCTWMAHSLLGKPGNNPFCHHRALELERQGLRERIRQVAAAPGTPFDHGRFELIVETRDGAASAVEATDSTPRDANANRERLVVCYGCRRHVFAGTTECPFCGAGVEAARERHAAVLAEARAAAQLLLVRLSALERLPAR
- a CDS encoding 2OG-Fe(II) oxygenase, producing MLSPSACARIVDAVCRSTRWRDAPLYAAPGAEAVVNPAVRNASLLHERDLPDEAARACTVIRDRAAAHGDARARSLAAGEIQLVRYVPGGFFYTHVDAIDAPSEWRKRSFVLYLNDDFDGGETTFTTAGVTVAPRTGYALSFPPFVPHRAEPVKEGEKYVFTFWLGPRAEAASH